The Oncorhynchus tshawytscha isolate Ot180627B linkage group LG20, Otsh_v2.0, whole genome shotgun sequence genome has a window encoding:
- the LOC112219347 gene encoding vasotocin-neurophysin VT 1, with product MPDSTIPLLCVLGLLALSSACYIQNCPRGGKRSFPDLQRPCMSCGPGNRGLCFGPSICCGEGMGCYVGSPEAASCVEENYLPSPCEAGGRVCGSEEGHCAAPGVCCDAESCLLDPDCLDDSKRQPPSEQNSSLMEGLAGDLLQWMLHATRRERPQ from the exons ATGCCAGATTCTACTATTCCACTTCTGTGCGTCCTGGGGCTCCTCGCGCTCTCATCTGCATGCTACATCCAGAACTGTCCGCGAGGCGGAAAGCGCTCTTTTCCTGATCTGCAAAGACCG TGCATGTCATGTGGCCCCGGAAACCGGGGCCTCTGCTTTGGCCCCAGTATCTGCTGTGGGGAAGGGATGGGCTGCTACGTGGGCTCCCCAGAGGCAGCTAGTTGTGTGGAGGAGAACTACCTGCCCTCTCCCTGTGAGGCCGGAGGAAGAGTGTGTGGGTCTGAGGAGGGACACTGTGCTGCACCTGGGGTGTGCTGTGATGCTG AGAGTTGTCTACTGGACCCAGACTGCCTAGACGACAGTAAACGTCAGCCACCCAGCGAGCAGAACAGTTCCTTGATGGAAGGTTTGGCAGGAGATCTGCTGCAGTGGATGCTGCATGCCACCAGAAGGGAGAGACCTCAGTAA